The following coding sequences are from one Plasmodium gaboni strain SY75 chromosome 10, whole genome shotgun sequence window:
- a CDS encoding hypothetical protein (conserved Plasmodium protein, unknown function) — MYYKQYYTYDTYYRPYYPQYVLYEVPREKNVFCSLTEALCSCAVLIVTTFTSLCITSTDLIIRGCDNKRN; from the coding sequence ATGTACTATAAACAGTATTACACTTACGACACGTATTACCGACCTTACTATCCCcaatatgtattatatgAAGTTCcaagagaaaaaaatgtattttgTAGTTTGACAGAAGCATTATGTAGCTGTGCAGTTTTGATCGTGACGACCTTCACTTCGTTATGTATTACCTCAACGGATTTAATAATAAGAGGATGTGATAATAAGAGGAACTGA
- a CDS encoding hypothetical protein (conserved Plasmodium protein, unknown function), whose product MKSIKVEARIQQDGDEFYNMLKFLRRYEDKIINGSIKLKKKNVNEEINIFKDINDKYIYNNVKKKIKLKINGCIKIKKGTPERYYKQLVKKILHGNISIKNKNINNILNYIEYIKYIKLCGNIRIIKKNRTDENDIVSPLLLKGHINKLRYLKKENDVKKERNQMSLRKSSYNIEKKEILDLTMKRYSHFGSERYNNYNLKNNSFYDNINLDHNKIRKTKVNKEKEKNKNINVYRTNGSIKNKLNNNEFLSVLYPSSNDKTRDVDELQKKMNTFKLNIPSSIISKFNKTNKTNMLEERKSINYNLIKMRQEFMYEPRNNDKEKHNKIYLKGTINYIKSDNNNNNNNNNNYYNNNNYNNNNNYYSNNKYNSNYYNNVHSTKFIMFRGKKKKKNIKDKFTDANYILCNEEKKILLDLDRYNNETNKSHETYLLSGNKIYDKIDNKNIFLDHSVFLNYNKKGLKRLSSSSFIKNKNINKSTYDETMLSMSDVDDIDYFMHIKEKNAIKYKDYMNKSKNKGQGNISIEEEKSVLKIKMTKDQENIKENKNYINDTKCKINKKESNSYNNNNMSNIKNKKFSSVSRKLSKPFSSSRSGAIFNMSNNKKENKNNKKKRRTKLNNRNRYMKKYVNKIMNMSILRRNSNNVNSSVFLTHKKCFDKPKKDTRMNVKKCSKGVVETVDKKESINKLNVENNETQMMTTGNKNEDMDDNKNENIDDNKNGNMEHNMNGNMEDNKNDNTIMLSKDKNIKIGIYFEEACDIKQSNDKNISTTNETKKMGSPLMNNILTKKMGSPLMNNILTKKMGSPLMNNILTKKQGMLKQFAITKEXXXXXXKKSVSINKDAEINISKDENDIEKNKVNFTIKSVQNILSKQLFKSKGNPHIINKSNDPPVVDTNKITVGVNIPVKSSLFKKDENEEKNNSNNMEEEEEKKNVNMEKIILNEKEENYLNDKSINKAGLSKEDDVDIKEPVLTNTKEDIIKGEDQSIYTNIEKEQDMKEEKMNDNTMKDNTLNDNTMNDKDKSDIINKKNSLESVKEKIMEKEMLDEKDKMAPQLLECNSLQNKDENIKDMNIENSNDHMKDNITNKNNNMFIKKINIKMVPMLNKKAIPKSKTLPVLLKNKINILKENFTTNKKLSNDSIDKTESCNIKMDEYKEEEKQNIESEKKIIKPTKSIHKMINPGRHSFFNANKLLNSIEVKIGEHNSKMNENEEPNNMLSNSVSIISDGKMDSLDKCGEEEKINDVKTDIDEDVDVNVDVNINVQENKNQSEKAKMVLKKGIPKLMMKFKAFPTKKMGIQNFENNKKVNSLRSIKDDKTLEEKNDTSEKRDDTIEKKDDTIEKRDDTIEKKDDTSEKRDDTSEKGESTLEKGESTSEKREGTSEKGEDTTEKTNEILNKQCEEEVKNEKDHTLQDKEDTQHILKTTKVILMKKIPPKYNKMNIVKMGDIKFPNNMNKFINKFHMVKNLSTLKEFPVKKLIKKDSNEENNSLEKIKVDEEKINDADMAKEADEEVMKIEEDLMNKKVNDEREIEMDKNVKDNIQQDNIQQDNIQQDDIQQDDIQQDNIQQDNSETSLNKKEEPNVVAESATIENEPVDKIIPRSFSKSLSIPMKIPTIKENMNKAKPTFWNKPKGKMFFLTKKEKSISQAKEILRSLEKSNN is encoded by the coding sequence ATGAAGAGTATAAAGGTTGAAGCTAGAATTCAACAAGACGGTGATGAATTCTATAATATGCTTAAATTTTTAAGAAGATATGAagataaaattattaatggtagtataaaattaaaaaaaaaaaatgtaaatgaagaaataaacatatttaaagatattaatgataaatacatttataacaatgtaaagaaaaaaataaaattgaaaataaatggatgtataaaaataaaaaaaggaacACCTGAACGATACTATAAACAATTAGTAAAGAAGATCTTACATGGAAACATTTCTattaagaataaaaatataaataatattttaaattatatagaatatattaaatatataaaattgtGTGGTAATATACgtatcataaaaaaaaacagaaCAGATGAAAATGACATAGTCTCTCCTCTTTTATTAAAAGGACatataaacaaattaagatatctaaaaaaagaaaatgacgttaaaaaagaaagaaatCAAATGAGTCTAAGAAAATCAAgttataatatagaaaaaaaagaaatattagATCTAACCATGAAAAGATATTCTCACTTTGGATCAgaaagatataataattacaatttaaaaaataatagttTTTATGACAATATTAATTTAgatcataataaaataagaaagacaaaagtaaataaagagaaagaaaaaaataaaaatataaatgtatatagAACAAATGGTAGTATAAAGAATAAGTTGAATAATAACGAATTTTTGTCTGTATTATATCCTTCATCTAATGATAAAACTAGAGATGTAGATGAacttcaaaaaaaaatgaatacgtttaaattaaatatacCCTCTTCTATTATTAgtaaatttaataaaactaataaaacaaatatgTTAGAGGAGAGGAAAAGTATTAACTATAACTTGATAAAGATGAGACAAGAATTTATGTATGAACCAAGaaataatgataaagaGAAGCATAAcaagatatatttaaagggtactattaattatataaaaagtgataataataataataataataataataataattattataataataataattataataataataataattattatagtaataataagtataatagtaattattataataatgtcCATTCGACcaaatttattatgtttagagggaagaagaaaaaaaaaaatattaaagataAATTTACTGATGctaattatattttgtgtaatgaggaaaagaaaatattattagatCTAGACcgatataataatgaaacGAATAAATCACATGAAACATATCTATTAAGtggaaataaaatatatgacaagattgataataaaaatatatttctagATCATTCTGTTTTTTTGAACTACAATAAGAAAGGTCTCAAACGTTTAAGTAGCTCATCTTTTattaagaataaaaatataaataaatctACATACGATGAAACTATGCTAAGTATGAGTGATGTAGATGATATAGATTATTTTATGcatataaaagaaaaaaatgcaataaaatataaggATTATATGAACAAGTCAAAGAATAAAGGTCAAGGAAATATTTCGATAGAAGAAGAAAAGTCCgttttaaaaattaaaatgaCAAAAGATCAAGagaatataaaagaaaacaaaaattatataaatgatacaaagtgtaaaataaataaaaaggaatctaatagttataataataataatatgtcaaatataaaaaataaaaaattttcatcAGTTTCTAGAAAACTCTCAAAACCTTTTAGTTCATCAAGAAGCGGGGCTATTTTTAACATGTccaataataaaaaagaaaataaaaataataaaaaaaaaagaagaaccaaattaaataatagaaacagatatatgaaaaaatatgtaaataaaattatgaacATGTCAATATTAAGGAGAAATTCTAATAACGTTAATTCTAGTGTGTTCCTTacacataaaaaatgttttgATAAACCCAAAAAAGATACAAGAATGAATGTCAAAAAATGTAGCAAAGGGGTTGTAGAAACTGTGGATAAAAAGGAAagtattaataaattaaatgtGGAAAATAATGAAACACAAATGATGACGACAggtaataaaaatgaagatatggatgataataagaatgaaaatatagatGATAATAAGAATGGCAATATGGAACATAATATGAATGGCAATATGGAAGATAATAAGAATGACAATACAATAATGCTTTcaaaagataaaaatataaaaataggtatttattttgaagAAGCATGCGATATCAAACAGAgtaatgataaaaatatctCTACGACAAAcgaaacaaaaaaaatgggATCACCACTcatgaataatatattaacaaaaaaaatgggATCACCACTcatgaataatatattaacaaaaaaaatgggATCACCACTcatgaataatatattaacaaaaaaacAAGGTATGCTAAAACAATTTGCTATAACAAAAGAAANNNNNNNNNNNNNNNNGAAGAAATCAGTtagtataaataaagatgcagagataaatatatctaaagatgaaaatgatatagaaaaaaataaagtaaATTTTACTATAAAATCAgtacaaaatattttatctaAACAATTATTTAAGTCTAAAGGTAATCcacatataattaataaaagtaatGATCCCCCAGTGGTGGATACTAATAAAATTACTGTTGGTGTGAATATACCTGTTAAGAGTTCATTATTTAAGAAGGAcgaaaatgaagaaaaaaataattctaataatatggaggaggaagaagaaaagaagaatgtaaatatggaaaaaatCATATTAAATGAGAAAGAGGagaattatttaaatgataaaagTATAAATAAGGCTGGATTATCTAAGGAAGATGATGTTGATATAAAAGAACCCGTTTTGACAAACACAAAAGAGGATATCATAAAAGGAGAAGATCAAAGtatttatacaaatattGAAAAAGAACAAGACAtgaaagaagaaaaaatgaatgaCAACACAATGAAAGATAACACATTAAATGATAACACAATGAATGACAAGGATAAATctgatattataaataaaaagaacTCATTAGAATCtgtaaaagaaaaaataatggAAAAAGAAATGTTAGATGAGAAAGATAAGATGGCACCACAATTATTAGAATGTAATAGtttacaaaataaagatgaaaatataaaagatatgAACATTGAAAATTCTAATGATCATATGaaagataatataacaaataaaaataataatatgttcattaaaaagataaatatcAAAATGGTTCCTATGCTTAATAAAAAAGCTATTCCTAAAAGTAAAACTTTACCAGtgttattaaaaaataagataaatattttgaaagAAAATTTTACAACTAATAAGAAGTTATCTAATGACTCAATTGACAAAACGGAATcatgtaatataaaaatggatgaatataaagaagaagagaaacaaaatattgaaagtgaaaaaaaaattataaaacCAACTAAAAGTATACATAAAATGATAAACCCAGGAAGACATAGTTTCTTTAATGctaataaattattaaattctATTGAGGTAAAAATAGGAGAGCATAATTCAAAAATGAATGAAAATGAGGAACCAAATAATATGTTGTCAAATAGTGTGTCTATAATATCTGATGGCAAAATGGATTCTTTGGACAAATGTGGTgaggaagaaaaaataaatgatgTGAAGACAGATATAGATGAAGATGTAGATGTAAATGTAgatgtaaatataaatgtgcaggaaaataaaaatcaaaGTGAAAAAGCAAAAATGGTTCTCAAAAAAGGAATACCCAAATTAATGATGAAATTTAAAGCATTCCctacaaaaaaaatgggcattcaaaattttgaaaataataaaaaggtAAATAGCTTGAGAAGCATAAAGGATGATAAAACGTTAGAGGAAAAAAATGACACATCAGAAAAAAGAGATGACACcatagaaaaaaaagatgacACCATAGAAAAAAGAGATGACAcaatagaaaaaaaagatgacACATCAGAAAAAAGAGATGACACATCAGAAAAAGGAGAAAGCACATTAGAAAAAGGAGAAAGCACATCAGAAAAAAGAGAAGGAACATCAGAAAAAGGAGAAGACACAACagaaaaaacaaatgaaatattaaataaacaaTGTGAAGAAGAAGTGAAAAACGAAAAAGATCATACCTTACAAGATAAAGAGGACACACAACATATCCTAAAAACTACAAAGGTTATTcttatgaaaaaaataccaccaaaatataacaaaatgaatataGTAAAAATGGGAGATATTAAGTTTCCCaacaatatgaataaatttataaataaatttcaTATGGTAAAAAATTTATCAACATTGAAAGAATTCCCTGTtaagaaattaataaaaaaagatagcaacgaagaaaataattcgttagagaaaataaaagtggatgaagaaaaaattaatgatGCTGATATGGCGAAAGAAGCTGATGAGGAAGTCATGAAGATAGAAGAAGACTTAATGAATAAAAAGGTAAATGATGAAAGGGAAATTGAGATGGATAAGAATGTAAAAGATAACATTCAACAAGATAATATTCAACAGGATAATATTCAACAAGATGATATTCAACAAGATGATATTCAACAAGATAATATTCAACAGGATAACAGTGAAACCTCtctaaataaaaaagaagaacCAAACGTTGTAGCCGAATCAGCAACGATAGAAAACGAACCGGTAGACAAAATTATTCCAAGAAGTTTCTCTAAATCATTAAGCATTCCTATGAAAATTCCTACAATTAAAGAAAACATGAATAAAGCAAAACCAACATTTTGGAATAAACCAAAAGGGAAAATGTTCTTTTTAAccaaaaaagaaaagagTATTTCGCAAGCAAAGGAAATTTTAAGATCTCTTGAAAAATCAAACAATTGA